The stretch of DNA CGTCAAGACCGGAAAGCGCGATCAGGCCGCAGGGTATTCCTGCGACATCTATCACACGAAAGACAAGTCGGACGGCAGCACCGGCGAGCTCTGCATCGCGAGGGGGATCGGGAATGCGGCCATGTTGGGAATGATGAGCGCACAAGCGGGAGGCGCCTCGTTGCTGCCGGGGTGGATGCGTGAGCTCTTCAAGGACGGCGGGTTTCCGATCAAGGGCGTGGATCGTGATGCCAAGGGGAATGAGGAGGCTCGCTGGGAAGTGATAAAAATCGAAAAGAAAAGTCTCGACGATAGGTTGTTCCTCCCTCCCGCCGACTATAAGAAACAGGATATGGCGGTGATCAGGCAGCCATTCGATGGTGCGATGAAAGAGGGGCGTTCTCCGGCGGACCGGTAAGGCTGCTGGTTGCCGGCCGCCACCCCACCCCCGTATTGACAGAATTTTTCGAGGAGCGTAGAGAGGATTTGCGGCCCGATTGCATCGTGGTAGCTGGGAGACCGGACAGACCGCGCGGCTGCCGTCTAGATCTCCCACTGATTCCCGCAACAGAGAGGAGGGTGGACGATGAACGATATGACTCCACCTGGCCCGTGTGGCCTGCCGAATTGAAGGCAGGTGTCTCGTCGGTTCTGCCGGTCGGTTCTCTCTTGGCTATGCCTCATGGCATTGAAGGCGCACGGAGGTCCCTCATTGCGTCATGCCTCTCAGCGGAGGACTGGTCGTGGTTTCTCTATCTTGCCTGTGGATGACAGGCTGTGTTTCTCTGGCGAGATGTTCCTGCCTCACGTTCGATTCGGCAGGTCTTTACGGGCCGCGACATGACGAACAGCACTCGGCGTCCTAAGCGCCACCCGGGGGCTCCTGTCCACGCAGGGGCCCTTGTCGGTGAGAGATCTCAAGCAGTCCGCCAGTTCAGGATAGATGACCAGGGCCAATTTCCCTATTGACAGGATTTTCTAAGGAGCGTAAGAGGGGAGAGTGTATTCCAAGGGCTGTGTTAACCGTGACGAGGCGATGGACAGTGCGCGCCTGTTCGGGAGACCTCGCCACTCCTCAACCGGGGAGGGTCACACATGGAAGAACTTACGCCACCGGATTAGAACGGCCCGCAGAGTCGCGGGTGACCTGATCGTCGGTCGTGGTTGACGGATCCTTCGCGGGCTTGTGCCTCTCGGCACTATCCGATAATCGGATAACAGCCACAAAAAAAGAGAAGGATTCGATCTAAACACGAGGCACACAAGTTCCCGGGGTAGATTACCCCCCGACGGATATCCTGACACCCCGTCTTCTCGAACGGGTCCCGAGTCTCCGATCACATCATCGATTTTTTCGGCGTCCCAAGCGCCATCCACGGGCGACCTCCCACCGCAGTGTAGGGTCGCCCGTGGCATTTTATCGTCCTGGCCCTCCCATCTTGTTCAGACCTTCTTCCATGGCATACAGTCGTCCGAACTGTTCAGCGCAGATCACGCGTTGAGCCATGGAGGTGCCTATGTCTTTTCTGGATGTGTTCGTCCGTGGAGATTTCATCAACCCTGCGACATGGGTCGGGGCTGTGTTTTACGCATGCTTCTTCATTCTGGTCGCCTGGTTTTTGGCTCGTACGATCAAGCTGGGGGTGCGCCGGGCCGGAGTTCTCTTGAAACATCAGGCCGCGTCGACGCTGTTGATCAGGCTAGGGCAGATCGTGGTCTACACCTTGGCGGTCATTTTCTATTTTCATACGATTCCGCAACTGCATTCCGTGGGCACGGCCTTGCTGGCCAGTGCCGGAGTGACGTCGATTCTCTTCGGGTTTGCCGCGCAGACGACGCTCAGTAATCTGGTGTCAGGCTTCGCGTTGCTGTTCTATCATCCGTTCGAGGTGGGCGATCGTGTGCAGCTCTCGGCGCCGACCGGCCTTGAGACGGGGGTGATTGATGCCATGACGATGGGGTATATCCTGGTGAAGACGGGCGACGGCCGCGACATCGTGGTGCCCAATAGCGTTGCGGCGGTGCAGATCGTGGTGAAGCTGGCTTCGTAGAAGAAGCGCTTCTGGCGAATGGCGTATCGCCCAGATCAGTGACCGGACCGTTCTCTTTCCGAGCCATAGGCCATGAGCCATCTGCCTCGTGGCGTGCTCAGATGCGGTCGGGAAAGTCGGAGACGATTCCGTCCACGCCCATCTCACGCATACGTTGGATGTCGTGCCGTTCGTTCACGGTGTAGGTGAAGACCTGCGTTCCGAGGTTGTGGTAGGTCTGGAGCAACAGGGGTGTGACGGTCGAATAGTGGAGTCCGACGTGAGTTGCCGCTACGGCAACGACATCTGCGACGGGGTCCTGAGGAAGGTGGCGAGGGTGCAAGACCATCAACTTCGCCTCGGGATCGACTTGCCGAAGGCGACGGAGTTCTGAGATGAGAAAGGACGCATAGATCAACGTGCCGGGGAAGCCGGTGCGTTTCACGATCGCGCAGGCCTCGTTTCCAATTCCTTCTACTTTCAGTTCGAGAATCATCCCGATGGCTCCCCCGGCGATGTCCAACGCTTCCTCCAACGTCGGTACGCGTTGCCAATTGCCCGCGTCCAGTCGTTGGATCTGCTCGAGTGACAACTCGGCCACGTGACCGGGTTTATTGGTGGTGCGATCGATGGTCTCGTCGTGTAACAGCACGAGATGACCGTCGTTGGTTGCGCGCAGGTCGATTTCGACGAAATCTGCGTGAAAGGATCGGGCTTTCCAAATCGCGGCGAGCGTATTCTCAGGGGCGTGGCCGGCGGCTCCCCGATGACCGATGCGAAGGACGGTGGCGATAGCGACCTCGCGTAAGATGGCCTGGGAGAATCCTCCCCGATTTCCTACAGACGGTTTGCGGGGGGAGGGGCTTTCTTTTCGAACCCCATTTCCCTACCATATTTCGCGTCAGTCTGCAAAGCATCTCCGCAGTCAGAGGGCAAGTCGTTGGTGACGGAGGCGTCGACGAGAGCGAATGATGAGGCAGAACACGTTCCCCTACGGGTGATTTCTTAGCGAGTCGCCGTGCGTGAAAGGAGGCTGCCATGCTTGTCCAAGATGTGATGTCCACCGGTGTGGTCACAGCCAGACGAAACGAATCCGTGCGTTCCGTGGTCACCAAGATGCTCAGTCGTCATTGCGGCGCGATTCCGGTCGTGGAGGACGGCGAGTTGTTGATCGGCCTGGTGACGTTGCGCGATGTCTTGATCCCCCTCTATCCCAATTACGGCGAATATATTCATGACAATGTGCACAGTCGGGATTTTATTGAGATGGAGGATGCGTATGCGGATGTCCTGACCCAGCGGGTCGAGGAGGTCATGAGTGTGAATCCATTGACGGTGACGCCACGGACTCCCGTGCTGGAAGCGGCATCGTATATGGGCGTGAAGAATTTTCGACGCATTCCGGTGGTCGAGAAAGGCACATTGGTCGGGATGGTCAGTGTGGGGGATATTAATCGAGGGTTGTTCTTTGAGCGCGGACATGCTGCATTGGAGCACCAACGTGCGGCGCAGCCCTCAGGGTACTAGGGCGGTTGCGGGACAGAACGGGCAGCTCGTAGAATAGCGCCTTCTCGAAACCACTGACGATTGTCACCGTCTGCGAAGGAGATGTCATGAGTCTGGCCGACAAGAAATGTATTCCCTGCCGGGGCGGGGTCCCTCCCCTCCCTGCAGAGCGTACGGAATCGTTGCTGCAGGAATTGGGACGCGGGTGGTCACTCAATACCCAGGGCCATCTGGAGCGGTTGTATACGTTTAAGGATTTCGCACAGTCGCTGGATTTTGCAAATAAGGTCGGGGTCGTGGCTGAAGCCGAGGGCCATCATCCGGATCTATATGTGGCGTGGGGTAAATGTAAGGTCGAGATCTGGACGCACAAAATCAATGGACTCACGGAGAGTGATTTTTATCTGGCCGCCAAAGCGGATCGTGAATTTGACCCGTTCCGGGCTGGAGCCTAACCCGGACCAGTCATGGCGCATGTACTGCGACAACCGATCTCCTCGCCCGGCGCGAACGTTTTCGCTCGTCCTCCTCGATGGCTCGCGGTATTTTCCCCTGCGTCGCCCTCTCCGCAGGCGCTCGTGGCGCGTCTCGTGGTCGATCGTTTCGTGAGGAGGTTCATCGCATATCCTGCTGTATGCCCTGCCCTGTGCCGACCAGACTGGGGTGCGTATGAGTAATGTTCAGGTCCAGGTGGCGCTCGTCAATATGCCCTTCAGTTTTTCGAAGTATCCCTCGATTCAATTGGGGACACTCTCGGCGTTGCTGAAGTCGAGAGGTGTGGCGGTCGATTGCCACCACTTGAATGTGCGATTCGCGCATAAGATCGGAATTCCGCTCTACGAATCGATTTGTGAGAAACGCGCCCTGTTCGGTGAGTGGCTGTTCTCCTATCTCCTGTTTCGCGATAACCCCCAACGGGCCGACTATCCGCGAGTGTTCAAACCGGTGTTTGAGCAGATTGCCCGGGAGAGCGGCCAACCGGTCTCGTTCTTCGAGGAGATGGCCACGCGGACGGCGCCGCAATTCCTGACGGGGGCGATGACCGGCATCGACTGGGGTCAGTACAAAATCGTGGGGTTTACATCCACCTTTGATCAAAACGTCGCCAGCCTGACCATGGCGAAGCTGATCAAGGATTTGTATCCGGATGTGACAATCGTATTCGGTGGCGCCAACTACGATGGTGAGATGGGCTTGGAGTATTTTCGGGCGTTCCCGTTCATCGACCATGTGGTGGTTGGTGAAGGCGAGGTGACGTTTCCCGCGTTAGTCGACCATGTGCTGAGCGGATCGATTGGCCCCTGCCCCAAAGGCGTGACGTACCGGGAGAATGGCGAGATTCGTTATGAGCCGAATACGGCACTTTTTACGGAATTTGCGCACACCGGTCCGCCGGACTACGACGACTATTATCATCTCCTGGCTGAGCTCGGTACCGAAGCGTCGCGTGGACTGGATCGCATTCTCTTGTACGAAGGCTCACGCGGTTGTTGGTGGGGAGAAAAACACCATTGCACTTTCTGCGGACTGAATGCGCAGAGCATGAAGTTCCGCGCCAAGTCGTCCGAACAAGTCGCTCGTGAGATGGCGTTTTTGTCGAGTCGGTACGATACGACACGGTTCCGGCTTGTGGACAACATCATCGATATGAAATATGTCGAGCACCTGTTCGGCAGCTTCGCCCAGGAGCGCCGCGACCTGGATGTGTTCATTGAAACCAAGAGCAATCTGCAGAAGAGTCAGATCCGAACGCTGGCCGTAGGGGGCGTGAAGTGCATGCAGCCCGGTTTGGAAAGCCTCAGCCTGACTCAGTTGAAGGCGATGGATAAGGGCGTGACGCCCATGCAGAATCTAGTCTGCCTGAAATGGTGCTTCTACTATCGCGTGGCGGTGTCGTGGAATATCCTGCTCGGATTTCCGGGCGAGACCAACGATGACTATCGTCGGCAGATTGCTCTCCTCCCCTCTCTCTTTCACCTGCAGCCGCCGGAAGGAGCTGGGAAGTTCTGGCTGGAGCGGTTCAGCCCCTACTACACGCGTCCGCACGAATACGGCATCCGCATCGCTGGCCCGGGCATGGCCTATTCGCATGTCTATGATTCGCGGCAGGTCGATCTTGCGAAAATCGCGTATGACTTCGAATACGAGCTCGACCAATGGTCCGTGGATCCGGAGGTGTTTCAGGAGTTGATGAGTGTCGTGGAAGAATGGCAACGGCGAGCCGCCTCTGCAGACAAGCCGTTCCTGTACTATTCGAAGGCGTTCGACTATGTGACGGTGTACGATGGGCGGACGATGACTCCGACGCGTGAACGGTTCGACTGGCCGGCGTCATTATTCATTGATCTGTGCAGCGAAGCACCGAAGTCATTGGAGCACTTGCGAAGCGCGGTTCGGGAGCGTGGTGACGTGGGGAGCGCGGCGGATGGCGTCATCCAAGAGTCGTTGGAGCGATTGACGGCGAAGCGAATTCTCTATGAAGAGCGGGGAAAGTATTTCACGCTGGCCATTCCCGAGCATCCCTATTATTAAGCGGATTCTGCGGTCGCGTCGGGTGTATCCCCTCCCCTACATCGACAGCTTCTCAGCGACGTTTCGCATTTGCACCCCGTGCACGAGGGAGGCCCCTCCCCGAATGGCGCAGGCCACGTGTGCCGCTTCGGTCATTTCTTCGATGTTGGATCCCTTTTCAAGACAGGCTTGAGTATAGGCATCGATGCAGTAGGGGCATTGCACGGCGTGGGCTACGCCGAGCGCGATCAGCGCCTTTTCCCGCTCGGTCAGCGCACCGTCGGCAAAGACGGCGCTGTAATAACTCATGAACTTCTCCCACAAGACCGGGTTGCCCTTTCCCATGTCTCCGAATTTGCCGAGATCCTTCGAGTGGTAATAGCAGTCCATGGATAACCTCTTAGGGTGAATAGGCGTGGTCCGTCCATGAGACGGATCGGTGAGCACGGTGACGGTGCGGCGTGTCGGGGGGCCGGCCTGTTAGGCATTCCCCGGCGTGGAAGGGTCTGTTTCGCCGAGGGCTTGTGAAAACCGATGTCCGACGATGGTCGTGACCTTGCTCATGAGTTCCCCGAGCTCTTTCCATTCTTCCGCACTCAAATCTGCCTTGATTTGAGGGTGCAGCGCCCATTCGGCATTGACGAGTTGTCCTTTACGTGACACGTGTACGTGTAACAATTCGACATCCCAGACGTCCTGCGGGGCGGCGGGTGCGGCGACTGGTTTTTGTGGGGGGACTTGGCTTGCCATGGTGCGTGCACTCCTTCGGTCTGACGGGTGAGGTCGGCATAATACCGTATCAAATATCGCACTGTACATGGGGAGTGTCGCGGTGTGCTCTGTTCGTGGCCGGCAATGAATCGCCGCGGGTCGGCGGCTGAACACGCTCCTGATTAGTGAGGATCAGGTTGCTGATTGATGGCGCGGAGTAAGTGGTCGTGAATGCGTCCGTTGGTGGCGACGAGTTCTTGCTCGTACAGCGAGAAGCGGCCCTTGCTGAATCCGGAGACCGTTCCACCCGCTTCTCGAAGAATGACAATGCCCGCAGCCATATCCCACGGGCTCAGTTTGACTTCCCAATATCCGTCGAACCGGCCGGCAGCCACATAGCTCAGATCGAGAGCGGCCGACCCGGTTCGGCGTATACCCTGTGCGCGGAGTGAGAGGCGAGCGAAGTGGTCGAGATTATTGTTCGTTGTGTCCCGGATGTCGTAGGCGAAGCCAGTCACCAGCAGTGATTGGTCGAGCGTCTCAATCGTCGACACGCGAAGGCGCTCGCCGTTCAGGTATGCGCCCTGTCCCAGGGCCCCTGTGAACAGTTCCCGGCGCATGGGGTCGAAAACCACTCCCACGATACATTCCCCCTCATATTCCAGCCCGATCGAGACTGAGTAGAACGGAAAGCCGTGTGCGAAGTTGGTTGTGCCGTCCAGAGGATCGATAATCCAGCAATACGGGGAGTCCGTGGCCCCATCCTTCCCGCGCTCTTCAGCAAGGATTCGGTGGGAGGGGTGGGCGGACAGAATCGTGTGCACGATACGCTCCTCGGCGCGTCGATCTGCGTCGGTCACCAGGTTGGTCGCCGCCTTATAGTCGATCCGAAAACCGGTTTTGGCATGGTCCAGTAGCACGGTTCCGGCTGCTTCGGCTGCTCGAATCGCGGTCGTCAGATACAAGTTATGCTCTTCTGGGGAGAGAGGCTTTGATGTATGCATAGGCGCCCTATCCTAGCACGAGTCGCATTCAAGCGACGAATGGAGGGCGCATTTTTCTGCTAAATCATTGTAAGTGCATGATAAATAACAGGAGTGAAAACGCTTGTTCTTGTATGGCAAGGCTTGATTAGGCATTGTATGCATTCTGAATACATGTGCGTATGATGCGATCAAATAGTTGTTTTGAGTGACTTGACAGAAAATGAATCACTTGCTATAAAGCAAGTATGCTTTGTTGAGGACTTGCTTGTGGAAGAATTAACCGACATTCTGGTGGGGCTTGAGCAGCGCATCAGTGCCTACCGGAATCGCTACCAGGAGCTTGAGAAGAAGCGGCGGCGTCTCGACGACGAAATCGCGATGATCAAGAAATACCTGGAGCTGGCGGAGACCCTGTATCGCGTCGAAGCCGATAAGGCCAAGCTGGCGAGTCTCTCCAGTCAGATCATCACCGACGAAAAAGGTATTCGCCCGCTGCCGGTGACGGATGTCACGGATCAGTCGCGTGAGATCTTGCTTGGAAAAAGCAAGTATGTCGGGAAGAGTGTGCCTGAGGCCGCCTATCAAATTCTCCGCGAAGCCAGCCGGCCGATGCACGCGAAGGAGCTCCTGCAGCGGTTGTTGGAAGGTGGGTTACAGATAAAGGGGAAGACGCCGTTGACGTCCGTGGCGACGTCGTTAAAGCGAGATAAACGATTCCAGAAAGTCGGGCCGAACACGTTTGCGGTAATGACTCAGGAACTGACAGCGGTTGTATGAGTGGGTGGAAGAGAAGTTCACGTCAACTCTAAATGTGTGAAGGGAGGTGAGAATCTTGGCAACGAAGAAGGCAGCGAAGAAACCAGCGAAGAAGGCAGCGAAGAAGAAGTAAGTCCTGCCAGGATTTACACGCCGGGGGTAAGGCCACTTACCTCCGGCGTTTTTTTATGCCTAAAAGCAACCATAGCCTTGCGGGTCTAGGCCTGAGGGGGGTACACGTGTTGCGGATACTAGGCGGAGTGATTAGATCGCAAGGGACGGTGCAGGGCGAAGGAGCCCCAGTGACGTGCGGGGTTCAGGTGCAGTAACGGCATGCTCTCCGGTGATGAGCGCCCACTTGTCGCGCTGAGCGAGGATTTGCTCGACGAGTCGAGTGTGCATCGCATGGCCTGAGCGTTCGGCGACGACATGACCGATGAACGGGAAGCCAAGCAGCGCGATATCGCCGATCAGGTCCAGGACTTTATGCCGGACGAACTCGTCTGGGAAGCGCAAGCCTGCTTCGTTCACGACACCGTCTTTAGACAGGACCACCGTGTTATCCAGTGTTCCGCCTTTTCCGAGACCTCGTGCCCACAGCGCTTCCACCTCGTGTAAAAATCCGAAGGTGCGCGCCGTGGCAATATCCTGCTCGAATGCCGTGGCGGAGCACGTGTAGGTGTAGGACTGAGTCTGGATCAACGGATGATCATAGTGAATGGAGTAGGTGATTTTCGGGGTTGCCGATGGCTCGATCCGGACGCGCCGCGTTCCATCAACGACCTCAATGGGTTGTGTGATTTTCACGTAGGATTGGCGACGGGTCTGCGGGATGACGCCAGCCGCGCGAATCAGGCGTACGAACGGGCTTGCGCTGCCATCCAATACGGGAACTTCGCCCGCGTTGACTTCCGCGTACACATTATCGACTTCCATGCCGACCAGCGCCGACAGAAGGTGTTCAATGGTCTTGACTTGATGGCCGTTGACGCTGATCGCGGTGCAGAGTTCGGTTGGCACCTTATTGGAAATAGCGGCAGGGAGGAGGGTCTCCTCCGATCCGTTCCGATAGATGAAGATGATACCGGTATTGGGGGGGGCAGGACGAAGTGTCAGCGTGACCGGTTGGCCGGAGTGGAGTCCGACGCCTGAGCAGGAAACTGGTGATCCGATCGTTTGCTGAAACCGCACGGTGCCTCCTCCGTAGTGTGTACTTCCATATAGGCAATGATTGTGCCATTCAGGGTTGTGATCATATATTGTTGATAAATAATAGATTATATTGATTTGTTTGAAGTAATCACTGTTGTGAAATTAACACAATTGTATCTTTTGGCTGTGGAGTCAATGATCCGAAGTGATTGGTTTTCAATGGGTTACCTCATCGTGCTCAGTTGGGTCCTCGGGGAAACCATGTGTTTTCTACATCAGCTTCGGAACCGGTAGGTGTGTCCGATGCTCGTCGTCAGCTTTTGTTATGGTCGCGGTTCGAGTTCGATGAGTCCCTTCCGAATAGCCAGAATCGCGGCTTGAGTCCGGTCATAGACCTGAAGTTTGTGAAAGATATTGCGTACGTGGTTCTTAACCGTCTTCTCGCTGAGGTCCAGGCTGTTGGCGATTTCTTTGTTGGTCTTGCCGTCTGCAACCAGACGAAGCACGGTGATTTCCCGTTCGGTCAGATCGTGCTCGACCCACGTCGGCTTCTTGCCCTTTTTCTGTGACATGAGGGAGAACTCGGCCAGGATCTTACTAGCGACCGACGGATGAATCAGCGACTCACCGCGGTAGATTGCCCGGATGGCAGCCACGATTTGTGACGATTCCGAGTCTTTCAGCAGATAGCCGGTGGCACCGGCGCGCACTAGATCGAAGATGTATTGCTGTTCTTCGTACATCGTCAGCGCCACGATACCCATGTGAGGGAATTCCCGCTTGATCTGTCGGGTGGCCTCGATGCCGCCCATGCGGGGCATGCTGACGTCCATGAGGATGACATCCGGCATGAGGGTCTTGGTTTTCTCCACGGCATCCGCGCCGTCCTGCGCTTCGCCCACCACGTTGATGTCTTCTTTGGTTTTGAGGATGGCTGCCAGGCCTTCGCGCACCACGCGGTGATCATCGGCGATCAGGACTTTAATTTTTTCCATGACGAATCGTCTCCTTGTCGGCTAGTGGGATTCGCAGCACGATGCGCGTGCCGCGCCCTTTCTTCGAATCGATCGTGGCTTCCCCGCCCACCAGCCGTGCGCGTTCCAAGATGCCGCGAATGCCGAAGTGATCCCACTTTTCGGGATCGCGAAGGACCGCATCCATGTCGAATCCGATCCCGTTGTCGGAAATGGTCACTTGTAACAGGTCAAGTCGAATGTCGAGTTGCACCGACACGCGCTTGGCTTTCGCATGCTTTTGTACGTTACTCAAGGCCTCTTGCACGATCCGGAACAAAAAGATCTTGGTGCGTGGGAATAAGATCGTTTCGTCTCCGGTCACGGAGAAAGCCGTCTTGATATGGTACTGGGTTTCGTACGACTTGAGGTAATTCGTCAACGCCGGGATGAGCTCCATCTTGTCATATTGGAGCGGGCGTAGATTGAAGATAACCTGTCTGGCTTCCTGGATGGCCAATTTCAGCTGGGCTTTGGATTCACGGATCGTGGCCAGACTGGCCTTGGGATTTTTGCGCAGCAGTTCTTGAGACAGTTCCAGTTTGAAATTGACGCCGGCCAGGCTCTGTACGAGCCCATCGTGAATTTCGCAGGCAATGCGTGTTCGTTCCTCCGTCACCGCCGCACCGGTCTCCTTCACGTATAAGCGGTACAGCGACTGGTACTTGTTCAGTGCTTTCTCGATGTCGGCGGTGGCGCGGATCCGAGCTTCGATTAACTGCCACATGAATTTAGCGCTGGCACCACCGATGACCGACACGCCCATGCGACGAATGTCCTGGAGGTATTCGCCGACCTCAGGGTTGCCCGACACATCGATGACCAGATCGACCGGTCCCATTTTGAGCAGTTGGCGATAGTTGCGGGTCACCCGGATGTGCAGGCGTTTGGCGAGGCCGAGGCCTGGTGCCTGGTCGCTGATGTCTGCCACGCCGACGATACGGACCAATGGATCGTTGGCGAAAATCTCCATCAAGGCGGTGCCGCCGCGACCTGCGCCGATGATGACGACATGTGTGGCCCCGGGCGATCGCCGTTTGCTGGGCCGCGAGGCTGTTCGTCGGTTGCGGGTGATTCTGGTTGTCGCCATGGGTTCAGAACATGTCGAGAGAGCGCAAGCCTCTCCTCAATTGGTGCCCATCCTGCCTAGACCTTAACTGAGCGGACTGATCCGAAACAGCGAGGAGAGGGGAGAGGCTAACGCTCCCGGCGCTGCTGGGCCAGGGCTTTGATCTCTTCCATGAACTGGTCGATATCTTTGAACTCTCGATACACGGATGCGAATCGTACGTAAGCGACCTGATCGAGCTGGGACAGTTCTTTCATGACTTCTTCCCCGACGGCGGTGCTCACAATCTCGGTCTCACCCATGTCCTGGATGCGCTTTTCGATGCGATCAGTGACGGTTTCGATGGTCGCGGTGCTGATCGGCCGCTTTTCGCACGCCTTCTTGAGCCCGGAGACGATCTTGCTCCGATCGAACGGTTCCCGTCGCCCGTCTTTCTTCACAACGGCGGGCATGGTTTCTTCGACTCGTTCGTAGGTGGTGTAGCGTCGTTTACACGACAGACATTCGCGCCGCCGCCGGATGACCTCGCCTTCCTTGGCCATCCTCGAATCGACAACTTTGTCCTCGACATCGTCGCAGAAAGGACACTTCACTGGCGAACGTCCTGCCTAAGCGGGAGACGAATCGTAGGCATGAAAGATGGGAAAACGATTACACAACGTCTTTGCTTGCGCCCGCACCTCGGCGTGCACCTGTGGGTCCTGGTGATGTTGCAACACGCGATCGACGAGCGCCACGATCTCACGCATCTCCGCTTCGCGCATGCCGCGCGTCGAGACGATGGGGCTGCCGATCCGGATGCCACTGGCCGTGGCCGGCGGTTTTTCGTCATAAGGGACAGCGTTCTTGTTGACGATGATGCCGGAGGCATCCAAGGCGGCATCGGCTTCTTTGCCCGTGATGCCTTTGTTGGTCAGGTTCACCAGCATCAGATGGGTATCGGTACCCCCGGACACGATCTTGTATCCTCGGTCGACCAGCCCTTGCGCCAGGGTGCGGGCGTTGGCCAGCACCTGTTGCTGGTACCGTTTGAATGCCGGAGAGAGCGCTTCTTTAAAAGCGACCGCTTTGGCGGCAATCACATGCATGAGGGGGCCGCCTTGCAGACCCGGGAAAATAATCTTGTCGACGGCTTTCGCGTATTCGGCCTTGCACATGGTGACGCCGCCGCGCGGGCCGCGCAGGGTCTTATGTGTCGTGGTCGTGACGAAATCCGCATAGGGAACGGGATTAGGGTGTAAACCGGCTGCGATCAATCCGGCAATGTGTGCGATATCGACTAGCAGG from Nitrospira sp. encodes:
- the lpxC gene encoding UDP-3-O-acyl-N-acetylglucosamine deacetylase, giving the protein MRFQQTIGSPVSCSGVGLHSGQPVTLTLRPAPPNTGIIFIYRNGSEETLLPAAISNKVPTELCTAISVNGHQVKTIEHLLSALVGMEVDNVYAEVNAGEVPVLDGSASPFVRLIRAAGVIPQTRRQSYVKITQPIEVVDGTRRVRIEPSATPKITYSIHYDHPLIQTQSYTYTCSATAFEQDIATARTFGFLHEVEALWARGLGKGGTLDNTVVLSKDGVVNEAGLRFPDEFVRHKVLDLIGDIALLGFPFIGHVVAERSGHAMHTRLVEQILAQRDKWALITGEHAVTAPEPRTSLGLLRPAPSLAI
- a CDS encoding response regulator transcription factor — translated: MEKIKVLIADDHRVVREGLAAILKTKEDINVVGEAQDGADAVEKTKTLMPDVILMDVSMPRMGGIEATRQIKREFPHMGIVALTMYEEQQYIFDLVRAGATGYLLKDSESSQIVAAIRAIYRGESLIHPSVASKILAEFSLMSQKKGKKPTWVEHDLTEREITVLRLVADGKTNKEIANSLDLSEKTVKNHVRNIFHKLQVYDRTQAAILAIRKGLIELEPRP
- a CDS encoding sensor histidine kinase, encoding MATTRITRNRRTASRPSKRRSPGATHVVIIGAGRGGTALMEIFANDPLVRIVGVADISDQAPGLGLAKRLHIRVTRNYRQLLKMGPVDLVIDVSGNPEVGEYLQDIRRMGVSVIGGASAKFMWQLIEARIRATADIEKALNKYQSLYRLYVKETGAAVTEERTRIACEIHDGLVQSLAGVNFKLELSQELLRKNPKASLATIRESKAQLKLAIQEARQVIFNLRPLQYDKMELIPALTNYLKSYETQYHIKTAFSVTGDETILFPRTKIFLFRIVQEALSNVQKHAKAKRVSVQLDIRLDLLQVTISDNGIGFDMDAVLRDPEKWDHFGIRGILERARLVGGEATIDSKKGRGTRIVLRIPLADKETIRHGKN
- the nrdR gene encoding transcriptional regulator NrdR; translation: MKCPFCDDVEDKVVDSRMAKEGEVIRRRRECLSCKRRYTTYERVEETMPAVVKKDGRREPFDRSKIVSGLKKACEKRPISTATIETVTDRIEKRIQDMGETEIVSTAVGEEVMKELSQLDQVAYVRFASVYREFKDIDQFMEEIKALAQQRRER
- the glyA gene encoding serine hydroxymethyltransferase, with product MQDLIGSLDALKSTDPETYEAIVAEEQRQRDKLLLIASENFASPAVLAAQGSVMTNKYAEGYPGKRYYGGCQHVDTVESLAIERAKKIFGAEHVNVQPHSGSQANMAAYLSVLKPGDTILGLDLAQGGHLTHGSKVNFSGIIFRAFSYGVDRQTETIDYAAVQKIAEECRPRMLVVGASAYARTLDFPKFQEIAKSVGAYLLVDIAHIAGLIAAGLHPNPVPYADFVTTTTHKTLRGPRGGVTMCKAEYAKAVDKIIFPGLQGGPLMHVIAAKAVAFKEALSPAFKRYQQQVLANARTLAQGLVDRGYKIVSGGTDTHLMLVNLTNKGITGKEADAALDASGIIVNKNAVPYDEKPPATASGIRIGSPIVSTRGMREAEMREIVALVDRVLQHHQDPQVHAEVRAQAKTLCNRFPIFHAYDSSPA